The genomic stretch ATAGGTGTGCGCAATACCGGTGGGGCAGGCGGTGACCGCCACGATCTTCTTGGTAGCAGGTTTCTCAGATGCAGTAGCTTCTGCGGAGTCGGTCTGTGCCGTTGCGGCTTGAGCGGATGCGCCTGCGCCCGCCTCCTGCGCGTTCGATGCTGCCGAGTCGTTGGAGGCAGGAGCCTTCTTCGGGGCGCCGGTACCGAGCGCATCGTTCACAAGGTCTACGATTTCTTCGGGGGTTTGTGCCTCACGCAGGGATGCGGTGAAGCTCTTCTTCATGAGCGAACGTGCCAGCGTGGAGAGCAGTTTCAGGTGTTCCTGGTCGGCACCATCGGGGGCAGCGATGAAGAAGATCAGATCGGCAGGGCCGTCTTTCGCACCGAAGCTCACACCGGGCTTGGGTCGTGCCATCGCGAGGGTGGGTTCGGTAACCGCCGCGCTTCGGCAGTGCGGAATGGCGATACCGCCCGGGATGCCGGTGTCGGTCTTGGACTCGCGAGCTTCAGCAGCTGCGTACAGCTGATCGTAGTCGGTGGCACGTGAGGCATCGACGACGGCGTGCGCAAGCTTGCTGATGACGTCGAATTTAGTCTCTCCCAGATTCTGGTCTAGGAGCACCAGCTCTGGGGTAATGAGCTCAGACATAATACCCTCCTCGGGGCGTATGATGCGGTGCGCTATGATGCCTGTGTGGGGCGTTTTCAGTACGCACTCAAGTGTCCGTAAATATGTTTTGTTTTTAGCGTCTGACCAGGCTATATGCTATATGCCTGATATGGAATATAAGCTAACTGGAAAGCTGCCTTAGGGTTACTTTCTCGGGGGTTGTCATGGCCGCCGAAGGCATCTGTGTTCCGGGTAAGGACGCTGCCGCCGAGCCATGCGCAACCGCCTGCACGAGGCATTGCTGCGGCGACTCTCCCCGCTCATAAGCATAGAGAAAACCGGAGAGCGACGAATCCCCGGCGCCCACCGTGCTGCGCACCTTCACGGGTTCATGCTGTGCATGCCAGGCACCTTCGGCGGTCACGAGAACCGCGCCGGACCCGCCAAGGGTTGCCAGCACATAGGGAATGCCGTCATTCACCAAGGTTCGTGCGGTACGTGCGGTCAGCTCGGGGCTCGACTCCAGCTCTTCCCAATTCTCGGCGCCGGTCAGCTGTGCCAACTCCTCAGAATTCGGCTTAATCAATGTAGGCTTTATCTGCCCCGCAACGGTTGCGATCAGCGGTGCCTCAGAGGTATCGACGGCGATCTTGCCTTCATATCCGCTGGCGCGCAGCTTCGCACACAGCTCGGCGTAATACGTTGCCTCCAGTCCGCCAGGCAACGAACCGGCGAGTACCACCCAATCTGCGTTTTCTGATTGGGCGATCACGAGCGCATCCAGGGCATCGCGCAGCTTAGGAGTGAACTCGATGCCGGGGGCGTTAAGTTTAGTGGTCGTGCCGTCCGGATCAACCACGGTGATATTCGAGCGGATAGGCTCACCCGTGGGCAGATTCGCAAACTGCACGCCGCTCGCCGCAAGGGCGGTCAGCACGGGGTCGGTAGCCTCTCCCGGAACCACCGCAACAGTAGGCACCTGAGAAGTATGTAAGGCACGCGAAATATTGACCCCTTTACCGCCGGGGTCTTGAACCGCGCCTACCGCACGCTGAACGGCGCCATGCGCTAGAGGCGAGCCCAGTTCGATCGTGCGATCCAAACTAGGGTTAGCGGTGAGAGTCAGAATCATGCGATGAGCACCTCCACATGAGCGGCTTCAAGAGCCTGAGCAAGCGCACCATCGGGGGCGCGGTCGGTGATCATGGTATCGATATTCTCGAAGTCAGCAAAGCGCACAAGTGATTCCTGCCCAAACTTCGCAGAATCGCACAGAAGCACCACGCGCCGCGCCGACTTGCAGATCGCGGTCTTCACGATGGCCTCATTCATGCCGGGAGTGGAAACACCAAATTCGGCATCTATGCCGTTAGCACCAAGAAACGCAATATCGGGGCGTACCGTAGCGAAATATTCGGCGGCACGAGCACCAATCGCCGCCCAGGTCATCTTGCGCAGCTGACCGCCCACAAGTTCGAGGGTGACCCCCTCTGCCTCAGCAAGTTTGACCGCAATGTGCAGGGCATGGGTAATAATGATGCGGTCGCTGCCGGTCTTGAGGCTAAAGTTTTCTGACCCAATATAGTCCGCCAAAATCTCAATGGTCGAGCCGGCGTCAAGAACAATCGAACCCACATCAGAATCACGCAGATACTCATAAGCCTTCGCGGCGATGCGGCGCTTCTCGGGAGTATTCATGCCCTGACGTGAGGCAATAGAGGATTCCAGGGAGGTAGACTGCTCAACGGTAACGGCACCACCATGCACACGGCGCAGCTTACCCGCTTCTTCGAGGGCGGCAAGGTCTCGTCGCACAGTCTCCATGGTGACGTCATAGCGTCGAGCGAGATCAGCACCGTTAACGCGGCGTGCAGAAGATACCAGTTTCGCAATTTCGGCACGACGTTCTTCAGCAAACATATGCGCACATCACTTTCAAGGTATGGGTGTGGAGCGAACGAACCGTTCCACGCGAATTCTTAGGTCTGTATATCATGGCGGAACGGCGAATGCGTATCACCACTCAAGACAACAGTCTTGCCCTTGATTTTATGTGGGTTTATGTGGGTGCGTCAAGATAACCCACGGATAAATCATCGATTTTTTGTGAATTTACCCTCGAAACCACACTTAAGGTCAAATAATCCACAACAGACACACACTGTTCACCCCACAAAACATCTAAACCCACACCGGATGCGCGGATTCTGAAAGTTCGGGCGCGAGTGATTTTGATCTGCCTTTGAACCACAAAGGTTTTCTAGTGCGTGACGCGTTCAGGATGCGCCGGCTTACGCGAGCGCCTAGGGCTGTCGCCATTGCCAGAGCGAAGCGGAAGCATCCATATCCGTGAACTACCTCTTAACCCAGCGCATCAAGAAAGCACGTATACCCCAGGCGAAGAGGGAACCAACAAATGCACCCGTCCCGTTCATGAGCACGTCTATGGGGTCGCCGGTGCGTTCGAGCATCGCCGTTTGAATGAGTTCGATTCCGGCACTGACCGCTACCGCGCCCAGGGTAATTACCCCTACCCTGCGCCACGGGCGGGCACGGCAGAACAGCAACAGCATGAGCAAAAACCCGCCGGGGGCAAACATAATGACATTCGAGAGCTGTTCGATGCTCGCATAGGTGATAAACCCGGGAAGCCAACCCTGGGCGTGACCGGTATCGATAAGCGAGGCCAAGCGAGAACCGGCCTCGTTATCGTCCACATGCTGCGGGGCGAACACGATTGTGGCAACGGCGACGCAATACAGGGCAAAAAGCGCCCATCCGATTACCCGGAACACTCTGCCAGATCTACCAGACAAGACGGCCCCGTTCATCGAACACCGTGTTCTCATCAAAGGCGAAAAGCCCCTTAAGATCGACCTCTAGAGGCTCAGCGTTCGGCACAGTCTGCGTATGCTCGTACCCCTGCGCCGCCGAAATAGCGCGGCGAATCAGGCTCCCGTGGCTCACCGCGATGATGTGCTCCCCGGGATACTGGCGCACAATTTCACGCAGAACACGCACGGCACGCACATACACATCACGTTCGGTCTCTACCTGCGGATAGTAGCGGTCGGGGGCGCGGCGCTCGGGAACGGGAATATTCACGCCCTCGGCGGCGCCATAATTACGTTCCACCAAGTCAGGGTAGGTTTCACTGACCGGAAGCCCGAAATCCTCGCCCACCAGCTGCGCGGTTTCATAAGCCCGCGACAGTGGTGAAGAAATCACACGGTCATAGCTCAAACCCAGTCTGCGCAGTTTCGCCCCGGTTTCACGCGCCTGTGCGCGACCGGTATCGTTCAGCGGAATATCGCTGATACCCTGCATGAGCTGGTTCTTATTCCACTCGGTCTGTCCGTGGCGAATTAGCGTAAGCGAACCGCCCGCCAGGTTCTTAGGGAAAGGTTCGGCGTGCAGCTTAGGCTGGCGGCTGACCAGTACGTGGGCATCAATCGCATCGTCAAGATAATCGATAGGAAGCTCGGTGAGCGAAGCATTCGGAGGAATCGGGAACATGCCGTCAATCGTCTCGTAACCCTCATGTTCGCGGCCTTCCAGAAGCACGGTCATCGTCACCGCAATCAGCATGCCGTGGGTAGCCACCACAATGTTCTTACCCTCATGCTCGCGGCGCACCCGGTTCAGAGCGGTCAGGGCGCGGCTCACCAGGGCCTCGCGCTCCTCAACCCCGTATTTATGCCCATCCGTGCGGGATGCCGCCACCAGCTCAGGGGTTGCAGCCTCACCCTCCAAATCACCGAATGAGCGTTCTTCTAATCCCGCGTATGCGCCCAGATACGGCACCCCAAGCGCCCGGGCAACAATCTGACCGCTCTCCGCCGCACGCTCAAGCGGGGACGAAACCACACCGTCAATCTGCACGCCATGCTGAGCCATCTCACGCAGTTGCGGCACGGCACCCCGAATCTGTTCACGCCCCGTATCGTTCAACGGAATATCGGTTCTGCCCTGAAACCGATGATTAATATTCCAGTCGGTCTGCCCGTGCCGAAGCAGAAAAATCTTACCGGGCGTTTCAGCGTGTTCATGGTGGGTCTGTGCGTCAGTCATGGTCTTAAGTATGGCATCATCCTCACGATTTAGAGCCGTATCCCAGAACACGCCCCGCTCATCCTTAGGGATGAAAACCCGCGCAAAACCCGGCATTATCGCCGTATTTTTTCACTCCGTAGACGGATAAAAACGCCCCGTCTCCCTTGGAAAAATGGATGCTATGAATACTTCTTACACCTCATACGCACCCGTCATCTCGGTGCGCAACCTTACCAAATCCTACGGACAGCACACAGTACTGCGCGATATTTCGCTCGATATTTATCCCGGCGAATCCGTGGCCGTCATGGGACCCTCCGGTTCCGGAAAAACCACGCTTCTGCACGCGCTCTCCGGCATTATTCGCATTGACTCGGGCACCATTCAGGTGCTCGGCGGCGGACCCGAGATACCGGGCGGGCGCGTTGAACTCGGCGCCCTAAGCGAAAAACAGCGCACAAGCCTGCGCGCAAACTCCTTCGGATTCATCTTCCAGCAAGGGCTCCTCATACCCGAGCTCACCGCAGAAGAAAACGTCTCGCTCGCCGCCATGATCTCCGGGATGTCGCGCGAGCAGGCACGCGGCGCATCCGCAAACCTGCTCGCCCGGCTGGGGCTAGGCGACATGTGCGAGAAACGCATCGGCGAACTTTCCGGCGGGCAGGCACAGCGCGTGGCAATTGCGCGTTCACAGATTACCGGTGCACCGATTACCTTTGCGGATGAACCCACCGGCGCACTCGACAGCGTGACCGCCCAAGAGGTCATGGATCTTCTGCTCACACTCGTTCCGCAGCAGGGTAAAACCCTTGTGATCGTCACCCACGATCCGCAGGTTGCGGCGCAATGCTCCCGCACCATCCACCTGCACGACGGGCAGATTGTGCAGGATAACCGGCAGGACTCTGCCGCGCCCGGGCAGCAGGGCGGGGATTCGGCGCAGTACCGGGCGCCCGCGCCGCCGAGCCAGCCGGTACCGCCTCAGGATGCGGCACCCGCTCCTTCCGCACAACCGGGCGTCTTCCAGCCAGGGAACCCCGCGGTAAACCCTCCCCAAACATACAACCGGGTTTCCGTGCAAACCCAGCTGCCCGCGAACGTTCGCTACTCTCCCGCCCATACTCCGGGCACGGCGCACACCGCGGTCTCACGCAACCATGCACCAGCGCCATATAAACCCGCCCGGCGTCTTTTCTCGATGCGCGGCCTCCTGGGGAAAGGCGCCTAAGAATGCAGACCTTCAAACTTCTCGCGCGCCGCACCCTGCCCACCTCACAGGCGGTTCTTCCGGTGCTTGCGTTTGCCGCATCTGCGGCGCTCTTTCTGCTGATTGCCGGAGGTATTCACGCCTTCTACACCTGGCTGGGCGGGGATGCCAGCACGGCCACCTCGGTCGAGGCGGGATCCGGAACCAAAAACACGGCGCACACGATGCAGCCGCTATACCTGATGCTCGCCTGGATCAGCGGGTTCCTGCTGCTCACCCCGCTCTTCACGCTCGGCGCATCCGCGGCACGGCTTAGCGCACGCCGCCGCGACGACCGCCTGGCAACCCTGCGGCTGCTGGGCGCCTCCACCCGGCGACTTACCCTCTACACCATGCTCGATTCCGTGATCTACGCTGCGGTTGGGTTCGTGCTCGGGTTTATTGTGTACCTGATTCTGGTGCTGCCCTTCGGGATGCTGCGCTTCCAGAACATCCCGCTGGGTCCCGAAAATATGTTGCTGCCGTTGCCTATCGTGCTGGTCTGCGGGATTGTGTGCCTGATCATCGCCGCAACTAGTTCGCTCTTTGGGCTCTCTAAAGTGACCATCAGCCCACTGGGGGTACGCACCCGTTCGGACAAACCGTCCCTAGGTAAACGCGCCCTCATTCTGGGCTGTGCGCTTCTAGTGGTGGGTTTCGTCGGGGCGATTGCCTCCCACATTATGAATCTCGCCGCTGATTCGATGGGCTCGAACGGGTTCGTGCTGGTGCTAGTAACCACCATCATGTTTGGGCTGCCGATCCTGCTCACGATGCTCGCCGTAGACCTGATTGGCGGGTTCGTGGTGGGCCTGTACGCCCGCATTCGGGTTCGCACCGCCCGCACCCCCGCAACCTTGCTGGCATATCGCTCTATTATGGAATCGCCGCGCGCCGCCTGGCGGCAGGTCTCCGGGGTGGCCATGACCACGTTTATTGCCGCTTTCGTGGGACCGATTCTGGGCATGGTCAATTCCGCGCCGGGTGTGGAAGAAGGCTCGGCGGAGTCCTATCTTATTGGGGATATATTGCAGGGTCTAGTGCTGGTGCTGTTCCTCTCCTACCTGCTGGTAGCGCTTTCGGCGCTGCTGAACCAGTCCGCCGCTATCTATGAGCGCGGTTCATTGTATTCTTCTCTGCGGATGATGGGTACTGAAGCTACGGTTTTGAAGCGTTCGAGGCGCATCGTAGTGTTTGGCCCACTGCTGCTGGTGAGCTGTATGTCTGCGGTGGTGGCACTGCCGCTATTCGTGCTGCTGCTTGGTTCGGCGCTCACCGAGACGGGGCTGCTGTACACCGCGGCGCTGGTATTCGGTTCGATTGCGGTGGGGCTGGGATTGGTGTTTGCGGCGCTGGCGGCAACCGGGCCCGTCATGGAGCAGGTCAGCCGCAAACCGGTCTCGGCGGTGTAGGATTTTCTTTTCCCTTGTCCGCGAGCAGGCGGTTTTTGGTCCGAGCAGGTAGGAAAATCCTACCTTTTCGGCAAAATCCTACCTGCTCGCGGCATACACTAAGCGTTAAGACTAAAACTCGAACGGGTTGAGAATATCGAGGTCCATGCCCTGAAAATCTGCAACGTTACGAGTCACCAGCATCAGATGATGTTCTCGGGCGGTGGCGCCGATCAGCGCATCGTATTCTGATTTCTTATGCGGCACGTAGAGTTCAGCGCAGGTGAGAGCAACCTCTAAAGAAACCGGCAGAATGCGCCCCGCAAACTCCGGCGCAAACTCATGAGAAAACCATTGCTGCAGAACCTGAGCCTGAGCCGCATCTTTACGGGCATGCCGCAGAATTCCTGTGCGAATCTCCATCATGCTAATCACGCTGATATACACGTCGTTCACGTCTACGTGTTCCACCCAACGGCGCACCGAAGGATGAATTCTGCCCGAGTGGTATTTACGCAGTTCAGAGATCACGTTTGTATCGGCAAGGTACACGGATTAGTTCTCCTCGCTGCCGAAAAAGTCACCATCGCCAGCGAAGTCTACCTCACGGTGAGGATTTGGGATGCTCGGTTCGCGGTCAATATCAAAATCAATCTCGCCCGCCTCTGCCGACATGGTGGAAAGCGCATCCGCCAAGGAACGCCGAGGTTGCGGTTGGGCCAGTCGTTGATAGTCTTCAATACTCAAAATAACGTTGGTCGGTGTGCCGCGTTTGGTAATAAAGACGGGTTCTTCTGCGGCAAGGCGCAGGGCGGCGCTGGCATTCTGATTAAATTCGCGTGCTGATACTGTAGTCGTCATAGTTTTCTCTCCCCCAAAGTCCAATTGTAGTAATGTTACTATATTTCAGAATACCGCGAGCAGGTAGGATTTTGCCGAAAAGGTAGGATTTTCCTACCTGCTCGCACCAAAAACCACCTGCTCGCGGAATAGGAGTAATAGGAGGGCGGGTGTGAGAAGATGGAGACATGTTTGAACACACCGTGCCCGCATCCTGGTTCCCCCGCTGCGCAATCTTCGACTGCGACGGGGTTCTTCTCGATTCCGAGACCGCCTGGAACCGCGTGCAGCGCGAACTCTTCAACCGTTGGAATATCCCCTTCAGCGACGACCTCGAAGAGCAGTTAACCGGGCTTTCCGCGCATCAGGTTGCCGAAACGCTCGCGCATCTCTCATACACTGGCGACCCTAACAACACCCAGGAATACGCCCAGCATCAGCACAATACGCTCACTGAACTTGCACGCATCGAAGCAGATATTATCAACGCCGGTGTGGATCTCGTGCCCGGCGCCCAAGAATTCCTCAGCTACCTGGGCGAGCATATGCCCGTGGCCGTCGCGTCCAACTCCACGGCAGGCATTCTCGACATCAAAATGCACACCTACGGGTACGCCCCGCTCGTGCGCACCTGGGTCAGCTGCGACGACGTTCCCCACGGCAAACCCGCACCCGATATCTACCGGGAGGCGGCACGTCGCCTAGGGTTCGCCGGGCCGGATGCGCTCAGCATCGAAGACTCACCGGCGGGCGCGCAGGCGGCACGAGACGCCGGAACTAAGGTTCTTATTTATGCACCCCACGGTGACTTTGCGACTGCACCGCGCGGGTTTGGGCACTTCGACACGTTTACCGACCCGCAGCTTTGGCGTACGGCGCGCGACTGGGTGGCACGGCTGGAGGATTCGGCGGTGAAAGCATCCACAACCCTGATGGCGGAGAGCTAAAATGACACCTCAGAACCCGGGTAAAGATGCCCGCAACGAGCAGAATTTTGGCGACCAACCCGAGAAGAACTCAGAGCGAAACCAGACTGAACAGGCTCGCCCGAACCAGCATGAACAAAACCCGCGCGGGCATTATCAGAGCGGGCAGGGGCGCTACGGTTTGCGCTTTGAAAACATGAGCGCCGAAGAACTCGAATACTACCGCCCGTTCTGGGAAGAAAAACCCGACCCGGATGCGGTTCCTCCCGAACTCATCGACCACCTGAAGGTGCGGGCGCGCCGCCGCCTGGTGAACGCCCTCAGCCTGATTGCCGTGGCGGTCGGGGTAACCCTCACACTCTCGGGCATGCTCTCAAGCGCCCTGTACCTTTCACTCCCCGGGGCTCTAACCTTCGGGACAGGCATCTTCGGCTGGGTCGCGGTGCGCCGTCGCCTCTTCGCCTGGCTGCGCCTGCCCGGGGAGAGCGCGCTCAAACGCGGCGAACGAAGCCGCTGGTGGATACTGCCGCACGTGCTGGCGGCGGCGGGAACCGCATCTATTCTGGGGTGTTTCTCGGTGGTGCCGATTATTTACGCGCATGTGGACGATACGCTTAGGCGCAATCACATCGTCATGTGGGGCGAGATCGGCACGACCCTGCTGATTTTCGCGGCGCTCATCTACGGCATGATGGCGCTCGGTGAATACACGCAGCAGGACGACGACGAACGGGTGCTGCGCCCCACCGATTACGCCCAGCAGAAGGGCACATCCGGCGATGCACCGCAGATTCCGCGATACCGCCCGGGGATGCTCAACCCGCGCCATAAAGATGATTCCTCGTCATAGCGGATGCGGTTACGGATGTCTTGATGGGCACGGGCGGGTGGTTCCCCGCCTCAGCCGGTGAGTGATTGAATGCCCGCACCACCACCTCAACCGATGAGTGGTTGGGTGCCCGCATAACCACCATGCTCCAGCTCAAACATTGCGCGTTCGCTGGCGCTCACGACGCAAAACTCGCAACTCGCACGGAATGATGCGGGCTGCGCCAACAACATTCCACGGGTCGACAGTTCCCCGTTACCTCTGTGGCATGTTCGAGAAAAACCCACTCACCCGGCACACGCAAGAAACACAAAAAGGAACCAGGCTCGGGCTGCACTATACATTCACAAGCCCAAACATAACTCAAGGGGTTTCCCACGAAGAGCGATTGCTTCACGGGAAACCCCTTGAGTGTGCCTGATCCGGCGAATCCTAGCGGCGCAGAGCCTTCTTCGCCAGCATATTACCAATGAGCTGCACGAGCTGCACCAGCACAATAATGACCGCAACCACGGCCCAGGTGATCTGGTCCTGGAACCTCTGGTAACCGTCCACAATAGCGACCTTACCCAGGCCGCCGCCACCCACGTACCCGGCCATGGCCGACATATCGACCACGCCGATCACGATGAAGGTGTAGCCCAGGATTAGTGGTCCGAGCGATTCGGGGATCATCACGGTGAAGAGAATCCGCAGCTTGGAGGCACCCATCGCGCGGGCAGCCTCAATCACGCCCGGATCAATCGAGACCATGTTCTGCTCCACAATGCGCGCGATAGCGAAGGATGCGCCGAAGGTCATCGCGAAGATCGCCGCGTTTATGCCTAAACGGGTCTGTACTACCGCACTGGTGAGCGGGCCTAAAGCCGCGATCAGAATAATGAACGGGATAGGCCGCACGATATTCACCAGCACGTTCAGCACCGTGTAAGCAAACCGGTTCTGGAAGATATTTCCGGTGCGCGTGGTGTACAGCAAGGCGCCCATAATCAGACCGAGAAGACCGGCGATCACCATCGTGACAGAGACCATGTACAGGGTATCGAAGATGGCGGGAACCAGCTTATCGGGAATGAAGGTATCCCAATTCACCGACCGGGTTGATGCCGCTAACGGCAGAGTAGTCACAAGTGCAGACATTAGCGCACCTCCTGTACGCGGGTTACGGTCTTCAGCTCGGCAACCGCGGCATCAATACTCGTCACATCGCCAAGAAGTTCAAGGGTGAGGGTTCCGTAGGCTTTCCCCTGCAAGGTCTCAATGCCGCCGTGCACAATATTGAAGCGCACGTTCCGCGAGCCCAGGTACGCCAGGATTTTGCCGAGTTCCTGGTTGCCTTCCACGATCTCGACGTTCACCAGGTAGCCCTTGTGGTTCTTGCGCAGCGCGGCAGCCGCATCGCCGGTGGGGCTCTGCTTGACGGTGGTCGCCACGAATCGTTGCGCAACCTCGGTCTGCGGATTCGAGAAAACCTCGTAAACGCTTCCGGTTTCGACCACGCGGCCTTCTTCCATGACCGCCACACGATCGGCGATCGAGGAAACAACATCCATTTCGTGGGTAATCACGATAACCGTAATCCCAAGCTCACGATTGACCTCTTTGAGCAGCTCAAGTACCTCATGCGTGGTTTCCGGGTCAAGGGCGCTGGTTGCTTCATCCGCCAACAGCAGGGAGGGCTTCGTGGCAAGCGCACGGGCGATACCCACGCGCTGTTTCTGCCCGCCGGAAAGCTGGCTCGGGTAGTATTTCGCGCGGTCTGCCAAGCCCACGAATTCGAGCATCTCCTGCACGCGTTTGGTGCGTTCTCCTTTGCTCCATCCGGCAACCTTGAGCGGGAACTCCACGTTTTGGGCTACGGTGCGCGAGTTCATGAGGTTGAACTGCTGGAAGATCATGCCGATATTGGTACGGACTTTTTGCAGCTCAAGGTCACGTTTACCGGAAATCTCGAAGCCGTCTACGGTTAGGGTGCCGCTGGTGGTGCTCTCCAGCCCGTTGATCAGGCGCACCAGGGTGGATTTGCCTGCGCCCGAGTAGCCGATAATCGCGAAGATCTCGCCCTTCTTGACGGTGAGGGAAACGTTTTTGACGGCGGCAACTTCTTTTTTGCCCTTGCCGAAAATTTTGGAGACGTTATCGATCGTGACCATGGGCTCGGCGCCGGTGTCCGCTGCGCCGGGGCTGATGAGGGTGTTAGTGCCCTTCGGTGTGGTGGCGCCGGGCTCTGGGTTCTTCGCCCACGGGGCTGCCTGTTCGCTCACTGTACGCTCTCTTTGCTCTCGTGTGTTTTAGGGCTGGGGCAAAATACGCCGGATGCGCTCGTACTCGGCGGCGCGCATCCGCATGTATTCACCCCAGGGACGGCAAAGGCGGTAAGCCGGTTTTCGCCTAGTTTTTCAGGGAAATTCCGGGTTACCGCATTTACCGTGTGCACTCATGCACGTGTCTGTTTTACTTGCGAAGCGCCGATTCTTCTTTCTGCAGCGCCTGCTTCAGTTCGTCCTGGGAGAGGTTCACCTCAACCGCAGTGTTCTTGGAGTCTTCCTTCACGGCATCCTGCACAGGCTGGGTGTGGAAGATTTCAACGACCTTCTTGTAGGTTTCGTCGTCTACCTTATCCTTCTGCGCCACGAACAGGTTCACGTAGCGGCGGGCGTCGGGGTTGTTGGGGTCGTCCTGCGCGAGGGCGTCCGAGGGGTTCAGACCCGCATCCGCCAAGAAGGTGTTATTGATGACGGAGGCGTCCACGGAGTCCAGGGATACCACGGTCTGCGATGCGTCCACGGGGGTCACCTTGACCTTGGACTTCTCGGTGTCAATATCGTCGTGGGTGGGGCTGTGCACGTCAGACTTGAGGGTTACCAGGTTCTGGGCCTTCAGCAGCAGAATGGCGCGCGCCTCGTTCACGGGGTCGTTCGGGACGGCAATGGTACCGTCCTGGGGAATTTCGTCTACCTTCTTGTGCTTCTGTGAGAAGAGAGCCATGGGGTAAATATTGGTTGAACCGACGATCTGCAGATCTTTACCCGAGTTCACGTTGTAGCTCGCCAGGTATGCGATGTGCTGGAAGCGGTTCAGGTCGGTATCACCCGATTCCACGGAGGGGTTGGGCTGGTTGTAGTC from Rothia dentocariosa ATCC 17931 encodes the following:
- a CDS encoding 1-phosphofructokinase family hexose kinase; this encodes MILTLTANPSLDRTIELGSPLAHGAVQRAVGAVQDPGGKGVNISRALHTSQVPTVAVVPGEATDPVLTALAASGVQFANLPTGEPIRSNITVVDPDGTTTKLNAPGIEFTPKLRDALDALVIAQSENADWVVLAGSLPGGLEATYYAELCAKLRASGYEGKIAVDTSEAPLIATVAGQIKPTLIKPNSEELAQLTGAENWEELESSPELTARTARTLVNDGIPYVLATLGGSGAVLVTAEGAWHAQHEPVKVRSTVGAGDSSLSGFLYAYERGESPQQCLVQAVAHGSAAASLPGTQMPSAAMTTPEKVTLRQLSS
- a CDS encoding DeoR/GlpR family DNA-binding transcription regulator, which gives rise to MFAEERRAEIAKLVSSARRVNGADLARRYDVTMETVRRDLAALEEAGKLRRVHGGAVTVEQSTSLESSIASRQGMNTPEKRRIAAKAYEYLRDSDVGSIVLDAGSTIEILADYIGSENFSLKTGSDRIIITHALHIAVKLAEAEGVTLELVGGQLRKMTWAAIGARAAEYFATVRPDIAFLGANGIDAEFGVSTPGMNEAIVKTAICKSARRVVLLCDSAKFGQESLVRFADFENIDTMITDRAPDGALAQALEAAHVEVLIA
- a CDS encoding VanZ family protein; this encodes MSGRSGRVFRVIGWALFALYCVAVATIVFAPQHVDDNEAGSRLASLIDTGHAQGWLPGFITYASIEQLSNVIMFAPGGFLLMLLLFCRARPWRRVGVITLGAVAVSAGIELIQTAMLERTGDPIDVLMNGTGAFVGSLFAWGIRAFLMRWVKR
- a CDS encoding histidine phosphatase family protein — its product is MPGFARVFIPKDERGVFWDTALNREDDAILKTMTDAQTHHEHAETPGKIFLLRHGQTDWNINHRFQGRTDIPLNDTGREQIRGAVPQLREMAQHGVQIDGVVSSPLERAAESGQIVARALGVPYLGAYAGLEERSFGDLEGEAATPELVAASRTDGHKYGVEEREALVSRALTALNRVRREHEGKNIVVATHGMLIAVTMTVLLEGREHEGYETIDGMFPIPPNASLTELPIDYLDDAIDAHVLVSRQPKLHAEPFPKNLAGGSLTLIRHGQTEWNKNQLMQGISDIPLNDTGRAQARETGAKLRRLGLSYDRVISSPLSRAYETAQLVGEDFGLPVSETYPDLVERNYGAAEGVNIPVPERRAPDRYYPQVETERDVYVRAVRVLREIVRQYPGEHIIAVSHGSLIRRAISAAQGYEHTQTVPNAEPLEVDLKGLFAFDENTVFDERGRLVW
- a CDS encoding ABC transporter ATP-binding protein; translation: MNTSYTSYAPVISVRNLTKSYGQHTVLRDISLDIYPGESVAVMGPSGSGKTTLLHALSGIIRIDSGTIQVLGGGPEIPGGRVELGALSEKQRTSLRANSFGFIFQQGLLIPELTAEENVSLAAMISGMSREQARGASANLLARLGLGDMCEKRIGELSGGQAQRVAIARSQITGAPITFADEPTGALDSVTAQEVMDLLLTLVPQQGKTLVIVTHDPQVAAQCSRTIHLHDGQIVQDNRQDSAAPGQQGGDSAQYRAPAPPSQPVPPQDAAPAPSAQPGVFQPGNPAVNPPQTYNRVSVQTQLPANVRYSPAHTPGTAHTAVSRNHAPAPYKPARRLFSMRGLLGKGA
- a CDS encoding FtsX-like permease family protein encodes the protein MQTFKLLARRTLPTSQAVLPVLAFAASAALFLLIAGGIHAFYTWLGGDASTATSVEAGSGTKNTAHTMQPLYLMLAWISGFLLLTPLFTLGASAARLSARRRDDRLATLRLLGASTRRLTLYTMLDSVIYAAVGFVLGFIVYLILVLPFGMLRFQNIPLGPENMLLPLPIVLVCGIVCLIIAATSSLFGLSKVTISPLGVRTRSDKPSLGKRALILGCALLVVGFVGAIASHIMNLAADSMGSNGFVLVLVTTIMFGLPILLTMLAVDLIGGFVVGLYARIRVRTARTPATLLAYRSIMESPRAAWRQVSGVAMTTFIAAFVGPILGMVNSAPGVEEGSAESYLIGDILQGLVLVLFLSYLLVALSALLNQSAAIYERGSLYSSLRMMGTEATVLKRSRRIVVFGPLLLVSCMSAVVALPLFVLLLGSALTETGLLYTAALVFGSIAVGLGLVFAALAATGPVMEQVSRKPVSAV
- a CDS encoding type II toxin-antitoxin system VapC family toxin — encoded protein: MYLADTNVISELRKYHSGRIHPSVRRWVEHVDVNDVYISVISMMEIRTGILRHARKDAAQAQVLQQWFSHEFAPEFAGRILPVSLEVALTCAELYVPHKKSEYDALIGATAREHHLMLVTRNVADFQGMDLDILNPFEF
- a CDS encoding type II toxin-antitoxin system Phd/YefM family antitoxin; the encoded protein is MTTTVSAREFNQNASAALRLAAEEPVFITKRGTPTNVILSIEDYQRLAQPQPRRSLADALSTMSAEAGEIDFDIDREPSIPNPHREVDFAGDGDFFGSEEN
- a CDS encoding HAD family hydrolase; its protein translation is MFEHTVPASWFPRCAIFDCDGVLLDSETAWNRVQRELFNRWNIPFSDDLEEQLTGLSAHQVAETLAHLSYTGDPNNTQEYAQHQHNTLTELARIEADIINAGVDLVPGAQEFLSYLGEHMPVAVASNSTAGILDIKMHTYGYAPLVRTWVSCDDVPHGKPAPDIYREAARRLGFAGPDALSIEDSPAGAQAARDAGTKVLIYAPHGDFATAPRGFGHFDTFTDPQLWRTARDWVARLEDSAVKASTTLMAES